A region of the Stieleria neptunia genome:
AAGGCCCCAGTGCCGATGCGGTGGACCACTATTTGGATCGCCAAAGACGCGAACTGGCTCAGTCGAGTGACGTTTCAACATTGCCCAGAGTCAGCTGGGCGGGAGATCAGGCTGCGAAGATCGTGCGAGCGGAACTGCCCGATCTCGAAAACGGAAAGCTGACCGGTAACGAACCGATCCGCATGCGACTCGGCATACTCGGAAAGAACGAGATTCAATCGTTCTCGTTTGGCCTGACCCTGAACTATCGCGACGGAACCCCGGTCGGCAGCGCGTTCTCGGTGCCGTGCGGTCCCATCCGCGCCAACGAATCACAAACCTTCGAACTCCAGCTTGCCACCACAGGACTGTCGCCCGGTCACTATTGGATGACCATCGGCTTGATGCGGGGCAATCGCGAAGCGACCGATGTGATCACGGAAGTCCTGCATTTTGACATCGAGGCTCCAGAACGATTGCCACCCGGATTCGTTGATTGGAATCCGGGTTGGGGGCGGATCAAGTTCGATGCAACGTGCCGCCTGGTATGACGCGTATTCTTCCAGATTTACACCTTCAATGATGATCAAGACCTTTCTACACAAGACGATTCAGACATTCGGCTACGATATTGTCTCATCGCAAAACTTGGAAGCCGAAGTGACTCGGCGCATCAAGTCTCGCGAACAGAATCGGATCGCCGAGATCAAAAAACAACGGGAAAGACGTCGCGATTCCAAACCGGTTGATGCCGGCGAGACAGGAATCATCTGGGCTGGCCGGGACGAAATTGATGAGAAGGCGAATGCTTGTATGCGAGATGCGCAAACACTTCTCGATATCGGTTGCGCCTTTCGTCCGCAGCGGAGGTTCGATGCGCAGATCCACATTTGCTGCGAACCCTTTCACGAATACATGGACCGCTTGATTGTCGAAACCGCCAAGGAGACACGGTTCGTCTATCTGAAACTCAATCTCGAAGAAGCCTGTGCCGCATTCCCCCACGGAAGCGCAGACAGCGCATACATGTGCGACGTCATCGAACACATCGATCGCGAGATCGCAGAACGATGCCTCGAACAACTCAAACTGATCGTCAATCAACAGATCATTCTCTTTACGCCACTCGGCTACATGCCGCAGGATCCTGATGAATTGAACGCGGATACCGACCCCTGGGGCATGGGAGGCATGGAGTGGCAAAAACACCGCTCTGGTTGGACCCCCGAAGATTTCCCCAGTCATGAGGGCTGGACCGTGATCGCTTGCCGAGACTTTCACCACGAAGACGGATACGGTCGCAAGCTCGACAAACCCTTCGGCGCCATGTGGGCGATCTGGAACGCCAACGCCGATTGCGTCCAAAACAACGAAAGTCCAAAATCATGAAACGTATCGCCAAAAGCACCTTGGCAGCGGTCGGCCTGGACGTGCGGCTGTCTCGAAACGTCGCACAAAGCCAAGTCGCGGCTTGGCAGCAGAAACAGGATGCACTTTGGGCGCCGTTTCTGAAACATCTGGATATTCGAACGATCATTGATGTCGGGGCCAACACGGGGCAATTTGCCGAATTGATTCATCGCCACTGCCCGGATGCGAACATCATTGCGTTCGAGCCACTGCCTGTCTGTCACGCTGACCTGCGCAGGGCGCTCGCGGAGTTTCCTGATTCCCAACTCATCTCATCGGCAGTCGGCAATGCGCCTGCGACGGCCGAAATGAACGCCAGCCAATTCACTCCGTGCTCGTCATTGCTGGCCGGCACCGATCTGCTTGGGGAAGACTACCCCGACGCCGCGGTGACCGAGACAATCGAAGTCCCTGTCGTCCGAATCGATGACGCACTTCAATCGCTACCTTTGCTCGATGACGTCTTGGTAAAATTCGATGTCCAAGGGTTCGAGATTCCGGCGATGGAAGGCGCTGCGGAAACGCTCGCCAAAGCAAGGGTGGTGGTTTGCGAAGTTTGTTTTTTTCGGCGCCTCTACCAAGGCCAACCGTTGTTCGACGAAATCTATGCCAAACTGAAGGATTTGGGATTCACCTACATGGGCAACGCCGAACAGCACAAACGCAAATCTGACGGTCGAATCGTCGAAGCCGATGCCATCTTCGAGCGGCTGGGGGCTTGATCGGTGGTCATGGCTGCTACACCTAAAACACGCTGCGATGGCGAAACCGGTGCTGGCCCCCTGACGGGCCGACCGCCGACGGAGTTTCCTCGGCTGTTGGTCCTGACCGGCAGTCCCCCCGGCAACAATGGCGTGGGCGCGATCTTGCAACGTCAGA
Encoded here:
- a CDS encoding methyltransferase domain-containing protein, which gives rise to MMIKTFLHKTIQTFGYDIVSSQNLEAEVTRRIKSREQNRIAEIKKQRERRRDSKPVDAGETGIIWAGRDEIDEKANACMRDAQTLLDIGCAFRPQRRFDAQIHICCEPFHEYMDRLIVETAKETRFVYLKLNLEEACAAFPHGSADSAYMCDVIEHIDREIAERCLEQLKLIVNQQIILFTPLGYMPQDPDELNADTDPWGMGGMEWQKHRSGWTPEDFPSHEGWTVIACRDFHHEDGYGRKLDKPFGAMWAIWNANADCVQNNESPKS
- a CDS encoding FkbM family methyltransferase, producing the protein MKRIAKSTLAAVGLDVRLSRNVAQSQVAAWQQKQDALWAPFLKHLDIRTIIDVGANTGQFAELIHRHCPDANIIAFEPLPVCHADLRRALAEFPDSQLISSAVGNAPATAEMNASQFTPCSSLLAGTDLLGEDYPDAAVTETIEVPVVRIDDALQSLPLLDDVLVKFDVQGFEIPAMEGAAETLAKARVVVCEVCFFRRLYQGQPLFDEIYAKLKDLGFTYMGNAEQHKRKSDGRIVEADAIFERLGA